The DNA sequence ACCAGCCCCAGGTCGCCTACTTCGAGGTGCTCCACGAGCTCAAGCTGATCGTCGACCTCATGTGGGAGGGCGGCATCGCCAAGCAGCGCTGGAGCGTCTCCGACACCGCCGAGTACGGCGACTACGTCTCCGGCCCGCGCGTGATCGACCCGCACGTCAAGGAGAACATGAAGGCGGTCCTCGCCGACATCCAGGACGGCACCTTCGCCAAGCGCTTCATCGCCGACCAGGACGCCGGAGCGCCGGAGTTCCTCGCGCTCCGCAAGAAGGGCGAGCAGCACCCCATCGAGGCGACCGGCCGCGAGCTGCGCAAGCTGTTCGCGTGGAACGCCTCCAACGACGACGACTACGTCGACGGCGAGGTCGCTCGCTGACCTCGCTCTGACCGCGAGCACGAAGGGTGCCGCGCCGACCGGCGCGGCACCCTTCGTCGTCTGCGCGGAACCGCCGGGCTGCCGGTAGTTCGGCGTAACGCGGCTGAAGCGCCCCCTCCCTCCCCGCTAGAGTTGGGTTCTCCCCGCTATGCTCAGGGCCCCCCGTGCCCCGTCGAAGCGGTGCGAGCTCTCCCAAGCCAGCCCTCGCACATCCGAAGGAACTGCCACGTGACAAAGCCGGTCGTCCTGATCGCCGAAGAACTCTCGCCCGCCACCGTCGACGCCCTCGGGCCCGACTTCGAGATCCGGAACGTGGACGGCACCGACCGCCCGGCCCTCCTGTCCGCCGTCTCCGACGCGGACGCGATCCTCGTGCGTTCGGCGACGAAGGTCGACGCGGAGGTCATCTCGGTCGCCCGTCAGCTCAAGGTGGTCGCCCGTGCGGGCGTCGGTCTCGACAATGTCGACATCAAGGCGGCGACGAACGCCGGCGTCATGGTGGTGAACGCCCCCACCTCCAACATCATCTCGGCGGCCGAGCTCACCGTCGGCCACATCCTGAGCCTCGCCCGTCACATCCCCGCGGCGCATAACGCGCTCGCGCAGGGCCAGTGGAAGCGGTCGAAGTACACCGGCGTCGAGCTGTACGAGAAGACGATCGGCATCATCGGCCTCGGCCGCATCGGCGCCCTCATCACAGCCCGCCTCCAGGCTTTCGGCACCACGGTCGTCGCCTACGACCCGTACGTCACGAGCGCTCGCGCCCAGCAGCTCGGGGTGCAGCTCGTGACCCTGGAGGAACTGCTCGCCCAGTCGGACTTCATCACGATCCACATGCCCAAGACGCCCGAGACGACCGGCATGATCTCCGACGACCAGCTGGCGCTCATGAAGCCCACCGCCTTCATCGTCAACGTCGCGCGCGGCGGTCTGATCGACGAGGACGCGCTCTACCGCGCCCTGAGCAGCAAGAGCATCGCCGGCGCCGGGCTCGACGTGTTCGTCTCCGAGCCTCCCCAGGACTCGCCCCTCCTCTCGCTCGAGAACGTCGTCGTCACGCCGCACCTCGGCGCCTCCACCGACGAGGCGCAGGAGAAGGCGGGCGTCTCCGTGGCCCGCTCGGTCCGGCTCGCCCTGTCGGGCGAGCTCGTCCCCGACGCGGTCAACGTCGCGGGCGGGGTCATCGACCCGTACGTCCGCCCCGGCATCCCGCTGGTCGAGAAGCTCGGCCAGGTCTTCTCCGGCCTCGCTCACAGCCCGGTGACGAGCATCGACGTGGAGGTCCGCGGCGAACTCGTCGACTACGACGTCAGCGTGCTCAAGCTCGCCGCCCTCAAGGGCATCTTCACGAACATCGTGAGCGAGACGGTCTCGTACGTGAACGCCCCGCTTCTCGCCGACCAGCGCGGCATCGAGGTGCGCCTCATCACCGACTCCGTCAGCGAGGAGTACCGCAACCTGATCACGCTGCGCGGCGCGCTGAGCGACGGAAGCCAGATCTCGGTCTCGGGCACCCTGACCGGCCCGAAGCAGATCGAGAAGATCGTGGGCATCAACGGCTACGACGTGGAGGTGCCGGTCGCCGAGCACCTCGTGGTGATGATCTACGACGACCGCCCCGGCATCGTCGCGGTCTACGGCCGCGAGTTCGGCGAGGCGGCGATCAACATCGCGGGCATGCAGGTGGCGCGCACGACCCCGGGCGGCAAGGCGCTGAGCGTCCTCACGGTCGACTCGCGCGTGCCGGAGGGACTGCTCGAGAAGGTTCGCGTCGCCATCGACGCCGACCTCATGCAGGAGATCGACATCACCGAGTCCTGAGTCGCGCCCACGACAACGCGCTCTGAGAGGTCGGAGCGGAAAGAAGTTGTCGCCCGCTGTCGATTTCCGCGCTTGACTTGCGTCGTAGGGGTGTCGATATCCCTATGACGTGAGGAGACACCATGTCCGACGAGTACGTTCTGCTCATCCGCGAGCCGAACTGGAACCCCGACGAGATGACCCCGGAGCAGTGGCAGGCCGGCATGGCCGCGCACCAGGCGTTCCAGGACGCCGTTGCCGCTGCGGGGGAGCGGATCGTCGCGAGCAGCGCCCTCAAGCCGGAGGCCCAGGCCACGCGGATCACCCCCGGCGACGGAGCGGCCGTCTTCACCGACGGGCCGTTCAGCGAGACCCGGGAGGTGCTCACCGGCTTCTACAGCTTCACCGCCTCGAGCCCGGAGCAGGCCCGGGACCTCGCCGCCCTGGTGCCGACCGGGGGGTGGGTCGAGCTCTACCCGGTCCTCGTCCTCGACGCGGTGCGCTGAGTGACCGCGACCGCCCTGGAGCGCGCGTTCCGCGAGGAGTCCGCGCGCATCCTCGGGGCGGTCGCGCGCACGACGGGCGACCTCCTGCTCGCCGAGGACGCGATGCAGGAGGCGTTCGCCCGCGCCCTCGCGGAGACAGCGCGGGGCCGCGCTCCCGAGAATCCCGCCGCGTGGATCACCGCGGTCGCCCGGCGAGTGGCGATCGATTCCGCACGCAGGGAGCAGACCGCATCACGCGCCGTGCCGGCACTCGCGGCTCGTGCGGAGCTCGCCCCGCCGCTCGGGGTGCCCGGCGCCGCCGGGTCGGAGTCGTTCTTCACGGGGGATGAGCGGCTCGAGCTGATCCTCCTCGTCGCGCATCCCGACCTCGGCCCGGAAGCACGCATCGCCCTCGCCCTGCGTTTCGTCTGCGGCGTCCCGACGGCTCGGATCGCCGAGGCGTTCCTCGTGCCGGAGGCGACCATGGCGGCACGGCTCACGCGAGCCAAGAAGCGCATCCACGACTCGCGCATCCGGTTCTCGCCGGACCGGCCGGGCGCCCTCGACGAGCGCATGCCGGATGCTCTCACGACCATCTACCTGCTCTACACGGTCGGGCACGCGACGACGGACGACGCTCTGCGTGCCGACGCGGTCGCGCTCGCTCGTGATGCGCACCGGATCGCGCCCGGCACCGAGACCGCGGGCCTCCTCGGGCTCCTGCTTCTCACGGAGGCGCGTCAGGCGACGCGGGTTAACGCCGACGACGAGTTCGTCACCCTCCGCGACGCGGACCGGCTCCGCTGGGACGTCCCGCTGATGATCGAGGGGGAGCGGCTCGCGACGATCGCGCTGTCGGGCGACGGCCGGTACGCGCTGCAGGCAGGGATCGCCGGTCTGCACGCGGTCGCCGGAGCGTGGGAGGCCACCGACTGGACCGCGATCGTCCGCCTCTACGACGGCCTGGTGCGCGTCTGGCCGAGCCGTTCCGCGCGGCTGGCACGCATCGTGGCGCTCGGCCACAGTCCGGACGCCGGGCCGGATGTTGCCCTCGCTCAGCTCGCGGCCGATCCGGAGCTGTTCGAGGGCGTGCTCGCCGCGTCGGCCTTCGAGGCGCGTGCCGAGCTCCAGCGCCTCGCGGGGAGGTGGCGCGAGGAGTCGATGGATCTGGCGCGGGCCCTGGCGGCCGCCTCCGAGGGGCGCACGCGGCGCACCCTGGCGAGACGACTGTCGGAATTGAGCTGACGTCAGTCGCCGCGGCGACCGAGGCGGCTCACCAGGGCGATGAGCTCGTCGATGTCGGTCTCGTCGCGAAGGACGGTGTTGGCCGCGGGCAGGAGAGCCGTGTTGTAGTACATGCCGTCGCCGATGAGCATGACGGTCCGGGCGACCATCGGATCGCCCACGGCGGTCTCGAGCACCTCCAGCCAAGCGCGCTGCGCTCCCGCGAGAGCGTCGCGCGCCCGCGCGTCGGAGGCCTGGGCCAGCCGGGCGACGGCCACGACCGCCCGCTCGAAGCGGGAGTCGGTCGGGATGGAGGTGCGGAGGAAGTAGTCGACGGGCCCGGCGGGCGCCGTGCGCATGCGCTCGACGTCGTCGTCGAGGACCTCGCGGAACCGGGCCAGCACACCGGCGACGAGCGCCTCCTTCGATGCGAAGTGGTAGAGCAAGCCGCCCTTGGACACCCCGGCGCGCGCGGCGACGGCGTCGAGGGTCGCGGCCCGCTCGCTCTGCTCGGCGAGCAGCTCTTCGAACGCGTCGAGGATGCGGTCGCGAGCGGAGGGCTGCGCGGGGGAGGCGGAGTCGGCCTGCGGCATGAGGACATCGTAGTCGGATCGGTAGACGGCTGTACCGTCCAGACGGTACAGTAAATCGCATGTCCGATCTCACTGCGACCCGCCTCGCCGAGCCGCTGCGCGCCCGGGCCGGGTCCCGCGAGTGGACCGCCCTCGGCGTCCTCATGCTTCCGACACTGCTCGTCTCCGTCGACAACACCGTGCTCAGCTTCGCGCTGCCCGCGATCTCCGAGGCGCTGCGGCCGAGTGCGACCGGCATGCTGTGGATCGTCGACGCCTACCCGCTCGTCCTCGCCGGGCTGCTCGTGGCCATGGGGAGTCTCGGCGATCGCATCGGGAGGCGCCGCCTCCTGCTCATCGGCGCCACCGGCTTCGCGACCGTGTCGGTCTTCGCCGCCTTCGCGCCGTCCGCCGACCTGCTGATCGCCGCCCGCCTCGTGCTCGGCGTGTTCGGCGCGATGCTGATGCCTGCGACGCTCTCGCTCCTGCGCAGCACGTTCGTCGACCGGGAGCAGCGGCGGCTCGCCGTCGCCGTCTGGGCCTCGGGCTTCGCGGCCGGCTCGGCGCTGGGTCCGATCGTGGGCGGTGTGCTCATCGAGCACTTCCCGTGGGGCTCGGTCTTCCTGCTGGCCGTGCCGGTCCTGGTCCCGCTGGTCGTACTCGTTCCGCTCCTGGTACGCGAGTCGAAGGACCCGGCGCCGGGGCCTTTCGACATCATCAGCATCGCGCTGTCGCTGCTCACGATGGCGCCGATCGTCTACGGCATCAAGGTGCTCGCCGTCGACGGGTTCTCGCCCTTCGCCGCCGGGGCGATCCTGCTCGGCGCCGTCGCGGGTGCGATCTTCGTGCGCCGGCAGCTCCGCCGCCCGGTTCCGATGCTCGACATCCGGCTGTTCCGCGTGCCGGCCTTCAGCGGCGCGGTGCTGATCAACCTGCTGAGTGTCGTGTCGCTCGTCGGCTTCCTGTTCTTCGTGTCGCAGCACCTCCAGCTGGTCATCGGGCTGAGCCCGCTGCAGTCCGGGCTCATCCTCCTTCCGGGCCTGTCCGCGATGATCGTCGCCGGCCTCGTCGTCG is a window from the Leifsonia sp. AG29 genome containing:
- the serA gene encoding phosphoglycerate dehydrogenase, coding for MTKPVVLIAEELSPATVDALGPDFEIRNVDGTDRPALLSAVSDADAILVRSATKVDAEVISVARQLKVVARAGVGLDNVDIKAATNAGVMVVNAPTSNIISAAELTVGHILSLARHIPAAHNALAQGQWKRSKYTGVELYEKTIGIIGLGRIGALITARLQAFGTTVVAYDPYVTSARAQQLGVQLVTLEELLAQSDFITIHMPKTPETTGMISDDQLALMKPTAFIVNVARGGLIDEDALYRALSSKSIAGAGLDVFVSEPPQDSPLLSLENVVVTPHLGASTDEAQEKAGVSVARSVRLALSGELVPDAVNVAGGVIDPYVRPGIPLVEKLGQVFSGLAHSPVTSIDVEVRGELVDYDVSVLKLAALKGIFTNIVSETVSYVNAPLLADQRGIEVRLITDSVSEEYRNLITLRGALSDGSQISVSGTLTGPKQIEKIVGINGYDVEVPVAEHLVVMIYDDRPGIVAVYGREFGEAAINIAGMQVARTTPGGKALSVLTVDSRVPEGLLEKVRVAIDADLMQEIDITES
- a CDS encoding YciI family protein, with the protein product MSDEYVLLIREPNWNPDEMTPEQWQAGMAAHQAFQDAVAAAGERIVASSALKPEAQATRITPGDGAAVFTDGPFSETREVLTGFYSFTASSPEQARDLAALVPTGGWVELYPVLVLDAVR
- a CDS encoding RNA polymerase sigma factor is translated as MTATALERAFREESARILGAVARTTGDLLLAEDAMQEAFARALAETARGRAPENPAAWITAVARRVAIDSARREQTASRAVPALAARAELAPPLGVPGAAGSESFFTGDERLELILLVAHPDLGPEARIALALRFVCGVPTARIAEAFLVPEATMAARLTRAKKRIHDSRIRFSPDRPGALDERMPDALTTIYLLYTVGHATTDDALRADAVALARDAHRIAPGTETAGLLGLLLLTEARQATRVNADDEFVTLRDADRLRWDVPLMIEGERLATIALSGDGRYALQAGIAGLHAVAGAWEATDWTAIVRLYDGLVRVWPSRSARLARIVALGHSPDAGPDVALAQLAADPELFEGVLAASAFEARAELQRLAGRWREESMDLARALAAASEGRTRRTLARRLSELS
- a CDS encoding TetR/AcrR family transcriptional regulator, which encodes MPQADSASPAQPSARDRILDAFEELLAEQSERAATLDAVAARAGVSKGGLLYHFASKEALVAGVLARFREVLDDDVERMRTAPAGPVDYFLRTSIPTDSRFERAVVAVARLAQASDARARDALAGAQRAWLEVLETAVGDPMVARTVMLIGDGMYYNTALLPAANTVLRDETDIDELIALVSRLGRRGD
- a CDS encoding MFS transporter, producing the protein MSDLTATRLAEPLRARAGSREWTALGVLMLPTLLVSVDNTVLSFALPAISEALRPSATGMLWIVDAYPLVLAGLLVAMGSLGDRIGRRRLLLIGATGFATVSVFAAFAPSADLLIAARLVLGVFGAMLMPATLSLLRSTFVDREQRRLAVAVWASGFAAGSALGPIVGGVLIEHFPWGSVFLLAVPVLVPLVVLVPLLVRESKDPAPGPFDIISIALSLLTMAPIVYGIKVLAVDGFSPFAAGAILLGAVAGAIFVRRQLRRPVPMLDIRLFRVPAFSGAVLINLLSVVSLVGFLFFVSQHLQLVIGLSPLQSGLILLPGLSAMIVAGLVVVPIARRVRPGLVIASGLALSASGYLLVVITGGEAAAGTLLIAFVLLGTGIGAAETVSNELILATAPAAKSGAASAVSETAYELGAVLGTAILGTLITVSYRVALVVPAEFTAAQSREARETLGGATTVAASLPPRLAEELLASARSAFDSGVALTAGIGVLLVLSAGVLALVALRRVRA